In the Doryrhamphus excisus isolate RoL2022-K1 chromosome 2, RoL_Dexc_1.0, whole genome shotgun sequence genome, tccgccacaataattccagtgcccaagaaaccatccattacatgtctgaacgactttcggcccgttgcactcacatcaaccattatgaaatgtttcgagagggtggttaaagaccatatcacctccatactccccccatcactcgacccttttcaattcgcgtaccagccaaaccgctccactgaagacgccatctccactgctctccacctgagcctggagcacctggagaagaaaaacacccatgtacggatgctgttcctggacttcagctcagcattcaacacgatcatcccccaggacctggtacgcaagttggagccactgggcctcaagacctccctgtgcaactggctgcttgacttcctcacagatagaacccagtatgtcagagtgggcgacaacacatccagtgtcatctccctgaacaccggctcaccccagggatgtgttctgagccccctgttgtttaccctaatgacccatgactgtcgccccaagtacagcagcaaccatatcctgaagtacgcggacgacacaacagttgtgggcctcattcaggacaacaacgaactggcttacagggaggaagtgcgacaccttgtggattggtgcaaggcgaacaacctgatcctgaatgttgacaaaacaaaggagatcatcgtcgacttcaggagatccagacccagccacactccactcagcatcaacgacacagccgtggaagttgtgaacacaaccaagtacttgggggtgcatatcacagacaacctcggctggtcactccacacctccgctctggcgaggaaggcacagcagcgactgcacttcctgcggcggatgaaaagagcctccctctcccctcctatccttaccaccttctacagagggaccatcgagagcctgctgaccaactgcatctccgtctggtctgggagctgcaaggcctcggactggacgttactgcagagagtggtgaggacagcggagaagatcatcgggacccaactcccccccattaaggacatagcaaacagccggtgtgtatctagagcccatcggatctgctctgaccccacacacccccagcatggactgttctctcgcctggcatcggggagaaggttctgcagcatccgctgtaggacgaccaggttcagagacagctacttccccctggccatcagactgctgaatgccaaataagcccctctaccttacttacattattattatttatttaattatttaaattatttgggcaatttactgttcacgctgcactttacattatgttgttcatatttggtgtctattatatctatttattctccacattattattattattattattatttattattacttatcttcttttgtgtctgttattatatgggagccaggcaacgacatttcgttggcaatttcactactgtgtttttgtgcaatgacaataaagggagtctatctatctatctatcttacATTTCCTCTCACAGTCCTCGCTTATGGGATGTTATGATGTACTGTGGCGAGTTAGCTCATGATGCATTTTGCGTAGTTCCGTAGCATTTAGCAAAACTACGCGGGAGACGACAAACTAAACAATATTAAAGTGCTATGGAGATGATCATCAGTTTAAAACATGTCAAGTCTGGAAAGGGCTTTTCAGCATCTCACAAaaggtatatttaaaaaaaaaaaaaaaactttcaaaaaatacatatgagaACATGAGTAAAATCCTGATATGACACGAAAAAAAGAGTAGGATGGATTGAAAAACTCCCACTTACGTGAAGCCACATGAGAGTCTGGAGAGCCAGtggaagaggatgaggaggagtatGAGGAAGACTGGACCAGCAGAAGACTCCAGCTGAAGCCAAGCAGGGGCATTATAAAGCTCAAAACAGGGGCTCtgcaaagtttaaatattaaatacataaaatgtctGCATAGGGGAGAGATGTAGCATTATTATGTGGACTTATGGATGTGTTTATTTCCTCAAACAGTCCGTTTGCTTGATTGATAAAAATGCTAGTTGTCAGTGTACTGTCCCACTCTGTAAGCTTAGACTATAGGGACTCTACAGTGTCTTGGCTTGTCATCCTATTGCCCGACACGGCTCGTTGTCCCTGTGGCTGTACAGTCCTCCTCTCCcacccttttaaaaaaaatgtttttgttcaagCTCACGCCTTGAGACTCAGTCGAGAGGCTGGGGGTCAGCGATGGGCATAGTGTGAAGAACCTCGTCCAGGAGCTGCAGGGCACGGTGTAGATGAATCTCGATCCAGCAGGGCGTCTCTTTGATGCTTTGTCGGGGGTAGTCGGGCCCCCAGCCCTTGACGAAGCTCATGCGCAGGATGCACAGCCGACGCAAGTCGTCGACGCCGATGCCTGCGGCCGCAGACAGgccttcggggggggggggggggaggcagcAGATATTTTGAGACAAAATTAGTTTGACTTGAGGGTCCAAATGTACCCTGGTCCAAACAAGTACCCTGAACCTGAACAAAAAGAGGACAAGATGGTATAATGCACTCTGCACCAGCTGTGAGCAGTAGGCTGCTAACAAACATACGGACTGACAAACACCCCCCCAAATTTGGAGGAAAATAGATTTGTCCATATCTAAGCCACACTGGTCTGGAAGATGCACGTGTTCACGtcataaaatattgcatattgtagcgcacaagtctgtgaggaccaggcagctatgagctatgaaaatgcatacctaagaaatatacaaacatttaaCAATACGAGTACAAATggggacattaaaaaaaagctttcccATAATACAATGCATGTGAGCAAAACATTTAATTGGAGGAccagcagtacagaaaatggaaagatggtgctgcaatgctgcctctgtccaccagaggagcccGAAGCACAGagctcagagggaggctgatgtcactGCAGCACCGCAACAAATGCCCAGACATTGCTCaggcattatgggaaaactaagagttttggggttttttaaaCTCACATTGGTACATCTTTctcaggtataccttttgagtgttaagttgctgtgtgatgagacTTTGTAaagcacaaacacaaaagacaaTTTGACAACAACTACCTGAGCTACAGGAGTTACTTACTGATGGCCGGAGCGATACCGCCCACAGAACCAGGCCCGGGGATGTTCCCAGCCACTGCTGCTGCCTGAGCCGCCGCAGCCGCTTGAGCTGTCGCTGCCTGCTGCTGCATCTGCCTGTGGCACTGCCGCAGGTCAAACACCTGGAGGGGGGCAGGACAAATACTGAGTTATAACACATACGACTGGCTCCAGGCTTTTGCTTTCCATGCGTCACCTTGATGTAAGCGCTGGGGTAGATCTTGTGGACGGCGTCCCCAGGTGCGCGTCCCGCCTCTCTGTCCAGGTAATAGCTCTGCACAAACACTGCATGGTCACTCAAACAGCGTACCCACACGTCTCCTTCCCCTTTGCACTCCAGCTGCACGCCTTTGCCAATGTGAAGCCTAAGAAgcgaagcaaaaaaaaaaagaggggtaAATGATGAGGCTTAATGCATGTGACAGCAGCAAAATACCTGGCCCTCTCTATGTTCTCCGTTCTGTGGACGTTGCTCAGCTGGCCCAGGCAGAAGCGATCGCCTCCAGAGGGGTCCACATAGCCGTCCACGGTCACTATCGGGCATGTGGAGGGCACCTTAAACGTTTCGCCAACCTGGACGTCCATTTCAAAGTACGCAATGGAGCACCAATATTCTGGAGCTGTGGAAAAAAAGGTCAAATCAGCTGTTGAGGGTGGAGCCAAACATGTATATATATCATGTTTGTGCATTAGATGGTGCTGCAGACTTTGAGTATATATGCCAGGGGTTCAACAGGTGGTTGTCAAGCATTGACCCCAGAAGGGCGTACAAGTATTTGACCGCTTTGTGTGAGTGAACGCTGTTGCCATGTTACTTTTGGAATGATGCAGTTATCAGACAGCACATTCATCGTGTTGCAGATGAATAAACGGGTGACGCTGCATCAAAAACAACCCTTTGGATTCATTTTTGCAGCCCATTAGTCGCCTAGCACATCAAAACCAAGCAGCAAGGGACCAACACTTCATTAGCATAATACTCGACTGGCTATTATGATACACAAACACtgtcattattcatttatttatttatctgtctaAACCGCAAAGAAGACTTGGGAGCAGGCAATAATTGGACAGAGGCTGTTTGTCTCCTAAATGTGAAAAATCATTATATATAACAACTTGATTTTTAacttaagtggttagcatgttggccacacagtcaggagatcgggaagatctgggtttgaatctcctttgggcatctctgtgtggagtttgcatgttctgccgtGCGTTttctgcggtttcctcccaaaaacatgcaaattgtccatagctatgaatgtcaGAATGAATGGTCGTggcgtgtgattggctggaaaccagtctggggtgcaccccgcctctcgcccgaagtcagctgggaaagCTGTGTGAATGCTGGCTGCAATGCTTCCACTCTCCGAGACACAGAGACCGTATGACTATTTCATGGCATTGTGTAATGGAATAATCGCACCAAGGAGCacaaaccaatgcacagagtgaactcttaTTTAGTGACTAATTAACTCTTGCCGCATTTAAACCCCTAACaaattgcacaacacagcaacaacaaaaccaATTAAGGAGCAGCTAGCATAAGTAGCGCTTGTGAATTTGTTGTAAACAGGACGGCAAGTGTAACACagacattttacacacacaacTAAAGTGCAGTTACAGGTAAATAAAGCTGCTGTTTGACCTTACAATACAATAGTTTATGTATACTATGAACCCTGCAACTATAGGAGGCTTGCCAATAAACTGATTTGAGGTGTTAATTTGTGCATGTACACTACCTCACCTGGATGGTTGGATATCGGGGGCTGGAATGCTATTTCATTGCTAACGGGCCCTGCAGGAAGGGGAAAAGAGATGTTGATGTACGGTACACCATTAGCTGTCAGTATAACTTACTACATGTTGTGTGAAGCTAAATTATCAACAAAGAGTAGAAATACagaacatatatacatacagtaatgtCCTGTATGAGGCATAGGTGTATGATGCTGTAGATGTCCATTTTGATGTGGAGGCACCGCAGGGGTGAAGCTGTTGTTTCTGCTCCAGTTGGGGTTGGAATCTGTGAAAACCAAAAACAGGTCAATAACAATCCACTGGGCTCTGTCATCATTAACAGTGCTTAGACATGGAGGTGACTCACTCGAGGGCCCAGCACTGATGCTCGAGAAGGCAGAAGTGGAAGCTGAGCTGCT is a window encoding:
- the smad4a gene encoding mothers against decapentaplegic homolog 4a isoform X1 produces the protein MSITNTPTSNDACLSIVHSLMCHRQGGESESFAKRAIESLVKKLKEKKDELDSLITAITTNGAHPSKCVTIQRTLDGRLQVAGRKGFPHVVYARLWRWPDLHKNELKHVKYCQYAFDLKCDNVCVNPYHYERVVSPGIDLSGLTLSSSGPLMVKDEYDYDNQQSHPSSESHLQTIQHPPSRPGPQETFSSPTLLPPPEGSSSASTSAFSSISAGPSSESPPCLSTVNDDRAQWIVIDLFLVFTDSNPNWSRNNSFTPAVPPHQNGHLQHHTPMPHTGHYWPVSNEIAFQPPISNHPAPEYWCSIAYFEMDVQVGETFKVPSTCPIVTVDGYVDPSGGDRFCLGQLSNVHRTENIERARLHIGKGVQLECKGEGDVWVRCLSDHAVFVQSYYLDREAGRAPGDAVHKIYPSAYIKVFDLRQCHRQMQQQAATAQAAAAAQAAAVAGNIPGPGSVGGIAPAISLSAAAGIGVDDLRRLCILRMSFVKGWGPDYPRQSIKETPCWIEIHLHRALQLLDEVLHTMPIADPQPLD
- the smad4a gene encoding mothers against decapentaplegic homolog 4a isoform X2, which gives rise to MSITNTPTSNDACLSIVHSLMCHRQGGESESFAKRAIESLVKKLKEKKDELDSLITAITTNGAHPSKCVTIQRTLDGRLQVAGRKGFPHVVYARLWRWPDLHKNELKHVKYCQYAFDLKCDNVCVNPYHYERVVSPGIDLSGLTLSSSGPLMVKDEYDYDNQQSHPSSESHLQTIQHPPSRPGPQETFSSPTLLPPPEGSSSASTSAFSSISAGPSNSNPNWSRNNSFTPAVPPHQNGHLQHHTPMPHTGHYWPVSNEIAFQPPISNHPAPEYWCSIAYFEMDVQVGETFKVPSTCPIVTVDGYVDPSGGDRFCLGQLSNVHRTENIERARLHIGKGVQLECKGEGDVWVRCLSDHAVFVQSYYLDREAGRAPGDAVHKIYPSAYIKVFDLRQCHRQMQQQAATAQAAAAAQAAAVAGNIPGPGSVGGIAPAISLSAAAGIGVDDLRRLCILRMSFVKGWGPDYPRQSIKETPCWIEIHLHRALQLLDEVLHTMPIADPQPLD